The following proteins are co-located in the Trichocoleus sp. FACHB-46 genome:
- a CDS encoding cupin domain-containing protein, producing the protein MMTTTMHTPSSLTAQLKDKLEYPDTGILSKVLLKLPHCQYTLLSLAAGTKMAEHSSTRNAVVQVLEGQGTLRLTGQDIHLKPGVFVLMPLMRLMH; encoded by the coding sequence ATGATGACTACGACAATGCACACTCCCTCATCTCTGACGGCTCAACTCAAAGACAAACTGGAGTATCCCGACACAGGAATCCTCAGCAAAGTGTTACTCAAACTTCCTCATTGCCAGTACACTCTCTTGTCTCTAGCCGCAGGCACTAAGATGGCGGAACATAGCTCAACTCGCAACGCCGTGGTTCAAGTACTTGAAGGGCAAGGAACGCTGAGATTAACAGGACAAGATATTCACCTGAAACCTGGCGTATTTGTGCTGATGCCTTTAATGCGCCTCATGCATTAA